The sequence CCCGGTGCAGAGGTCCTGCCCCTTACGgagcacctttttaaaaaaaaaaaaaaaattttttttaagcagagcactgttcagctctggcttatggtggtgcgggggattgaacctgggactttggagcctcaggcatgagagtctgtttgcataaccattatgctatctaccttccgcctttaaaaaaattatttatttatttattttaatgagaaacacagagagagggaagagcgaacagagcactgctcagctttggcttatggtggtgctggggactgaacctgggaccttggagcctcaggcatgaaagtctgtttgctacAGAGCACCTTCTAAGATGCAGCAGGCCTTCGCCTGTCAGAGCTGTGTCCTGGGTGCTCGCGGGCTTGCGAGCAGTTTTGGACACCCTGGAGAGGACCGGGTGTCCTGGGAGGCCAGCCCACCCTGACTCcgcaccctcccccccaccacaggtCATGCTGGAGCAGATGCAGGGCGTGGTGCGCTTGGAGCTGTCAGGCTGCAATGACTTCACGGAGGCGGGGCTGTGGTCTAGCCTGAGCGCCCGCATCACCTCGCTGAGCGTGAGCGACTGCATCAACGTGGCGGACGACGCCATCGCTGCCATTTCGCAGCTGCTGCCCAACCTGGCCGAGCTGAGCCTGCAGGCCTACCACGTGACGGACACGGCGCTTGCCTACTTCACGGCGCGCCAGGGCCACAGCACGCACACACTGCGCCTGCTGTCCTGCTGGGAGATCACCAACCACGGCGTGGTCAATGTGGTGCACAGCCTGCCCAACCTCACGGCGCTCAGCCTCTCTGGCTGCTCCAAGGTCACCGACGACGGCGTGGAGCTGGTGGCCGAGAACCTGCGCAAGCTGCGCAGCCTCGACCTCTCGTGGTGCCCACGCATCACCGACATGGCGCTCGAGTACGTGGCCTGCGACCTGCACCGCCTGGAGGAGCTGGTGCTGGACAGGTGTGCGCACTCATAAGCCAGAGCCCCCAGGGTTAGGCTGCGAGGGGCGGGGCCACGACCGGAAGGGGAGGTACCACGACTCCGTGAAGGTGGGGCTTCTGCGAGGGGGCGGGGCTCCCCGCGATGGGTTTGGGCTGAGGACCCGGTAACCCCGAATCTAGAGCCATGGCCAATCCCGAGCTGCAGCGAGACAGGAGAGGTGTGTGCCCAATAAAGACGGTGGGGTTTAGCCGCTGTCCTGGGGTGATACCCCCAGGATAGGGTGGCCAGGCTGGATGTCGGGGGCCGGGCCTCGGAGGTGGGCAGCCCCTCTGTTGCACCGCAGGTGTGTGCGCATCACGGACACCGGCCTGAGCTACTTGTCCACCATGTCGTCCCTCCGCAGCCTCTACCTGCGATGGTGCTGCCAGGTATTGCACGAACGTCCAGACATGGGGGAGGAGGGGCCGGGGGCCAAATCCGGGGTCCCTCTGCATAGCTAGCAACGTGCCTGCAGCCCTTGCCAGCTTGTTCCAGCAGCCTCCTGGCTTACTGCGGTGCTGAGCAGTCCGCTGCCCCTCCAGATGCTGCAGGGCTAAGGCCTGAGTCCTGGGGTGGGACTCCCCAGGGCTTGGGGGAATAGGTAACTCCCCACTCCCTACCCAGGTGCAGGACTTCGGGCTGAAGCACCTCCTGGCCATGAGGAGTTTGCGTCTCTTGTCTCTGGCAGGTGAGACACTGTGGATGGTGACCACTCACCAGCACTGCTCTGGCCCCGCAGGACCTGTTGCAGACTCACTGCTGGTGACCACTGTGGgagctggggggagagggggagagggcagGTAGGCCTGGCCTTGCCCATTGCACAAGCCATGTCCCCGCTGCCCTACAAGAAGCTGCCTTGCAGAGAGTAGGGTGGCCCAAACCCTGCAGACTCCTGCAGTTCTGCCTCCGCCCACTCTCTCTGGCCCCAGCTGTCCAGTTGCCCGCCCCCTTCTCCTGCCCCGCCCAGTCAGCCACCTGTGCTGCCCGCAGGCTGCCCGCTGCTGACCACCACAGGGCTGTCCGGCCTGGTTCAGCTGCAGGAGCTGGAGGAGCTGGAGCTGACCAACTGCCCCGGAGCCACGCCCGAGCTTTTCAAATACTTCTCCCAGCACCTGCCCCGCTGCCTCGTCATTGAGTAACGCAGGCCCATAACAGCGACCCTGGGCTCAGGCAGGGCTGGGACATTCCgagcccctccccagccctgccctggagACCCCTTATCCCCGCCTTTATCTGCCCTGGGGGAGCCCCAGCCTGTGGGAGGCCAGGCACGGAGGGGCGACTCCCTGCCTGGGCAGCGCGGCCAGGCCACCCCAGCTCGCACGCACTTCTGGGACTTTGAGCATGCCCTCGTGCCCGCACTGCATGCCCGCCCACCCGCCCTCCACCCGCCACACCGCCGCCATCATCTGCCCATCGCAGGGGTTGCCCCCACTGCCTTTCCTGCTGCACCCAACTGCCTCCCCCATCCCGGGCAGGGCCCAGGCGGATGGAGGGGGTGCTGTGTCCCCCAGGACACAGGGACCTGGAATGGTCCAAGGCCATCCCGAATTTTCCAGTGCACAGAGCCTGGAGCCTTCCAGGTGAGCAGGGCACAGGTCACCCCCAGAGCCATGGCTCACCAAGGAGCCCAAGTcccgccccaccccacctccctcctCATGCCAGCCAGCCCAGCGAGCATCCATCTTCCttgcccacccccacaggtgcACAGGTCACTGCGCCCTGGCCAGGCTCCCACAGaacagggtggggggaggcagctgGCTACAGCAACCTTGGCCTTGGCCACTTTGGTCCCGCTAGCTCAGTCCATCTCGGTCCACTGAGACACCCCGAGCTGGGGTGACTCTCCAGAGCCTTCAGGCCTTGGGGGAACCCACACCTCAGCCAGTGCGGCCTGGGTGCTCATTGCCACATGGCAGTCTCGTCAGTTCTGCCTCCAGCGGACATGGGAAGAAGGCCCTCAGCCGAGGCTCAGTGAACAGGCAGCAGGCCTCAGAACCCAGAGGAGGGAGGGCCCCTTTCCAGCCGCACCCTCACCCCAGCTTCCCAAACTTTTGCCTGCCTGAAAAGGCGCTGGCCATATCCTGTCTGACCCCAACTCAAGGCAGGCCTGGAGGA is a genomic window of Erinaceus europaeus chromosome 15, mEriEur2.1, whole genome shotgun sequence containing:
- the FBXL16 gene encoding F-box/LRR-repeat protein 16 isoform X1, coding for MSQEPRPRGLTPAPQRAGIQGEWRWQKEAPWERVGKMSSPGMDGDPKPPCLPRNGLVKLPSQPNGMGTASITKGTPAAKNRPCQPPPPPSLPPPSLAAPLPRAALAGGLCPSAGLPLCGPASAPTSGPLVERPPLATDEKILNGLFWYFSACEKCVLAQVCKAWRRVLYQPKFWAGLTPVLHAKELYNILPSGEKEFVSLQGFAARGFEGFCLVGVSDLDICEFIDNYALSKKGVKAMSLKRSTITDAGLEVMLEQMQGVVRLELSGCNDFTEAGLWSSLSARITSLSVSDCINVADDAIAAISQLLPNLAELSLQAYHVTDTALAYFTARQGHSTHTLRLLSCWEITNHGVVNVVHSLPNLTALSLSGCSKVTDDGVELVAENLRKLRSLDLSWCPRITDMALEYVACDLHRLEELVLDRWAAPLLHRRCVRITDTGLSYLSTMSSLRSLYLRWCCQVQDFGLKHLLAMRSLRLLSLAGCPLLTTTGLSGLVQLQELEELELTNCPGATPELFKYFSQHLPRCLVIE
- the FBXL16 gene encoding F-box/LRR-repeat protein 16 isoform X3: MSSPGMDGDPKPPCLPRNGLVKLPSQPNGMGTASITKGTPAAKNRPCQPPPPPSLPPPSLAAPLPRAALAGGLCPSAGLPLCGPASAPTSGPLVERPPLATDEKILNGLFWYFSACEKCVLAQVCKAWRRVLYQPKFWAGLTPVLHAKELYNILPSGEKEFVSLQGFAARGFEGFCLVGVSDLDICEFIDNYALSKKGVKAMSLKRSTITDAGLEVMLEQMQGVVRLELSGCNDFTEAGLWSSLSARITSLSVSDCINVADDAIAAISQLLPNLAELSLQAYHVTDTALAYFTARQGHSTHTLRLLSCWEITNHGVVNVVHSLPNLTALSLSGCSKVTDDGVELVAENLRKLRSLDLSWCPRITDMALEYVACDLHRLEELVLDRWAAPLLHRRCVRITDTGLSYLSTMSSLRSLYLRWCCQVQDFGLKHLLAMRSLRLLSLAGCPLLTTTGLSGLVQLQELEELELTNCPGATPELFKYFSQHLPRCLVIE
- the FBXL16 gene encoding F-box/LRR-repeat protein 16 isoform X2 gives rise to the protein MSQEPRPRGLTPAPQRAGIQGEWRWQKEAPWERVGKMSSPGMDGDPKPPCLPRNGLVKLPSQPNGMGTASITKGTPAAKNRPCQPPPPPSLPPPSLAAPLPRAALAGGLCPSAGLPLCGPASAPTSGPLVERPPLATDEKILNGLFWYFSACEKCVLAQVCKAWRRVLYQPKFWAGLTPVLHAKELYNILPSGEKEFVSLQGFAARGFEGFCLVGVSDLDICEFIDNYALSKKGVKAMSLKRSTITDAGLEVMLEQMQGVVRLELSGCNDFTEAGLWSSLSARITSLSVSDCINVADDAIAAISQLLPNLAELSLQAYHVTDTALAYFTARQGHSTHTLRLLSCWEITNHGVVNVVHSLPNLTALSLSGCSKVTDDGVELVAENLRKLRSLDLSWCPRITDMALEYVACDLHRLEELVLDRCVRITDTGLSYLSTMSSLRSLYLRWCCQVQDFGLKHLLAMRSLRLLSLAGCPLLTTTGLSGLVQLQELEELELTNCPGATPELFKYFSQHLPRCLVIE